A genomic stretch from Hemitrygon akajei chromosome 10, sHemAka1.3, whole genome shotgun sequence includes:
- the mrps33 gene encoding small ribosomal subunit protein mS33 yields the protein MSTLSNYGWRMMRLSAQIFQEVVRPTDERSMKVVKLFSEQPLALQKKVFDWYPQHNHYYTLMQRLRFMGLYRDEHEDFKDEMKRLRKLRGKGKPKKGEGKRALKKK from the exons ATGTCGACGCTGTCCAATTATGGGTGGCGCATGATGCGCCTTAGTGCACAGATATTTCAGGAGGTGGTACGACCTACTGACGAGCGGTCGATGAAGGTGGTAAAGCTGTTCAGTGAACAGCCGCTGGCACTACAGAAAAAGGTATTTGACTGGTACCCACAACATAACCACTACTACACCTTGATGCAGAGGCTGCGATTCATGGGTTTGTACAG AGATGAGCACGAGGATTTCAAAGATGAAATGAAACGGCTGAGGAAGTTGCGAGGCAAAGGGAAGCCAAAGAAAGGAGAAGGGAAGCGAGCCCTGAAGAAGAAATAG